Sequence from the Exiguobacterium aurantiacum genome:
CCAGCAACGGCTCCAAGAATTGCTCGGCGGCGAACTCGCCATCCCATCGCTCGGGACGCTCGAGCAATTGGAGCACGTGACGCCGAAGACGCTCTTTGACGCCTATACGTCAATGATTCGTCACGACCGTGTCGATGTCTATGTCGTCGGCGACGTGAAGCGTGAGCAAGTGACGGACGCGTTCGCGCCACTCGAAGGACTCGGTCAACGACTCGTTCGTGAGTATCCGCAACCGGTCGATCGCGAATTCCAGCGCCTCGAAGAAGATCAACCGATCAATCAGAGCAAACTGCATCTCGCCTATCAAGTCGACGTCGACCCACGGAGCGAGGACGCTGTGCGGATGCAAGTCGTCAATGGCCTGTTCGGTGGATTCCCGCACTCGAAACTGTTCATGAACGTGCGGGAAAAAGAGAGCCTGGCCTACTATGCCGCCTCGCAGTACAGCTCGCTCAGCCGGATGTTGTTCGTCTATGCCGGGATTGACGCCTCGAACCAGGCGAAGACCGAGGCGATCATCGCCGACCAGCTCGCCGACCTCCAGGCCGGTATATTCGAAGACGAGACACTCGAACAGACGAAAGCGATGTTATACCATCAACGTCGTCAACTCGGGGACAACCCGCGCCAATTGATCGCCTGGATGAGCGGTTCGGACATCCGCCCGTTCTCGCTCGAGGAAGAGATGGCGATCATCGAACGGACATCGCGTGAAGACGTGGCCGCGCTCGCCAATCGTCTGGCCCTGCAGGCCGTCTATTGTTTAAAGGGGGGAACTATATGAAACTCGATTTTCCAAACGTGGGAGAGACGCTCCATCACACCGTCCTCGAGAACGGATTGACGGTCTATCTATTGAAGAAGAGCGGCTATGAGAAGACGTATGCCACGTTCACGACGAAATACGGGTCGATCGACCGGCGCTTTAAAACGGAAGAATGGATTGACGTTCCAGACGGGATTGCCCATTTTCTCGAGCATAAAATGTTCGAGAAAGAAGACGGTGACGTATTCCAACAGTTCGGACGCCTCGGTGCGTCGGCGAACGCGTTCACGTCGTTCACCCGGACGGCGTACTTGTTCGGTGCGACGTCGAATGTCAGCGAGAACTTGAAGACGTTGATCGATTTCGTCCAAGCCCCGTACTTCACGGAAGCATCGGTCGAGAAAGAGAAAGGCATCATCGGCCAAGAGATTCAGATGTATCAGGACAACCCAGGCTGGCGCTTGTACTTCGGTTTGATTGAGGCGATGTACGCCGAGCATCCGGTCAAAATCGACATCGCCGGAACGATTGAATCGATTAGCGCCATCACGGCCGACGATTTGTATCGCTGCCATGAGGCGTTCTATCATCCGAGCAACATGGTGTTGTTCGTCGTTGGCAATATCGACCCTGACGCCATCCTCGCCGAGATCACCGCGAACCAGGCGGCGAAGACGTTCGACGCGCCTTTCTTGACGGCGCGTGAAGCAATCGAGGAACCCGAGACGGTTCATATGACGGAACGGGTCATTGAGATGGATGTCTCGGTCCCGAAAGTGATGATCGGCTACAAGGATACGCCGCGCCCCGGCAAAGACGGGATGAAGCAGGAGCTCGTCGTCGAGCTCCTCATGCACGCCTTGTTCGACACGACGGCCCCACTCTACGCGGAACTGTACGCCGAAGGATTGATCGATGACGCGTTCTCATTTGACTACACGTCGGAAGAAACGTTCGCCTTCGCCGTCCTATCGATGGAGACGCCGCATGTCGAGACGTTCGTCGACCGCATCACGTCCGCCCTCGCCCGTCCGCTCGAACTCGAAGCCGGGACGCTCGACCGCAAGAAACGGATGATGAAAGGGCAGTTCTTGAAGGCGCTCAATTCGCCAGAGTTTATCGCCAACCAGTTCTCACGCTACGCGCTCAGCGGCGGCAACATGTTCGACATCCCGGACCTGCTCGATGCGATCACACTCGACGACTTGTATGCGGCGTATGACCGTCTGTTCCAAGCTGATCACCGTACGGTCTGTGTCGTCAAGAAGCCGTGACGACGCTCATCACGGGGGCGAGTGGGGCGATTGGCCGTGCCGTCGCCCTGTCGTTCCGGGACGATGACCTCATCTTGCAGGCACATACGCAGACCGAGGTGCTCCGTAAGTTCGTCGCGAGCGAGAACTTGACGGCCGACGTCGTCACTTGCGACCTTGACGATGAAACTGGACTCGAGTCATGGCTCGAGACGCTCGGACCGGTCGACCGCATCGTTCACGTCGCCGGCAATCATGCCTACGGTCTGCTCGTCGACCAGTCGCTCCTCGAGCTCGATCGGCTGTATCGCATCCATGTCCGCTCGATGGTTCGGCTCGTGCAACATGTCGTCGCACAGAAACCGTACGATCACCCGCTCGATATCGTCGTCGTCTCGAGTGTCTGGGGTGAGGTCGGTGCGGCCGGCGAAGTGCTCTATTCGACGGTCAAGGCCGCCCAACTCGGATTCGTCAAGGCGTTCGCCCGCGAGGCCGGACCGTTTCACGTCCGCATCAACGCGGTCACGCCGGGGTGGATTGACACCCCGATGAATGATACGGTAGAAGAGACGAAACAAGACGTTCGGGATGAAATTCCACTCGGCCGGTTAGGGGGGGCCGAGGAAGTGGCGGAGACGATTCGCTTCCTCTGTTCTCCGGCCGCCTCGTACATAACCGGCACCGTGCTCCGCATCGATGGCGGTTGGGTGTGAAACTTTGTCGGCTCGGTTGAAACGAGTTCTTTTCAATTCTTCTAAAATAATTTAGAATGAACAAGGTAGCGAGCACACATCAGAAAGGGTGGACGAGATGGATCATAAGTTCGAAGAATGGTATCTCGAATATGAACTTTGCCAAAATCGGCCCGGTATCCTCGGGGATATCGCCTCACTGATGGGGATGCTTCAAATCTCAATCGTGACGATCAACGGCGTCGATCTTCAACGTCGCGGCATGCTGTTAAAAGCACCGGCGGCCGATCACGTCCATCGTCTGGAACATATTTTACGCAAGATGGAAGCCATCGTCGTCATCAAACTCCGGCGCCCGAAACTCCGGGACCGAATCGCGATTCGACATGGACGCTACATCGAGCACGACAACGATGACAAGAAGACGTTCCGTTTCGTCCGCGAGGACTTAGGTGTCCTCGTCGACTTCGTCGCCGAACTGATGAAAGAAGAACGGCATTTGCTGATCGGCGTGCGCGGCAACCCGCGTGTCGGAAAGACCGAGTCGATCGTGGCGGCGAGCGTCTGTGCGAACAAACGCTGGCTGTTCCTATCGTCGACGCTCATGAAGCAGACGGTGCGGACATCACTGTTCGAGGAAGAACGCGAAGGTGACCACGTCTATATCATCGATGGTGCCGTCTCGACGCGGACGATGGACGAACGCCATCGGCAATTGATTCGCGAAGTCATGCGACTTCCGTCCGTCAAGGTCATCGAGCATCCAGATCTTTACGTGCGCAACACCGACTGTGTGTTCGAGGACTTTGATTACATCATCGAACTGCGGAACTCACAAGATGAGGAGATCATCATTCCTCAAGAGACACATCGTGAGGCAGAATGGTTTGAATAACTACTTGAATGGAAGGTGTGGACCCCTGTGACAGAACTAGGGACTTTTTTGAAACAAAGGCGTGAGGCGAGCGGTTTGACGCTCGACCAAATCCAGCAGACGACGAAGATTCAAAAACGCTATATCATCGCGATCGAGGAAGGTGATTACAAAAATCTCCCTGGCTCTTTCTATGCACGGGCGTTCATTAAAACGTACGCGGAATCGTTAGGGCTCGATGTCGATGAACTGTACGAGACGTATGCGAAAGACTTGCCGAAAATCGAGCCGCAGCCGACCGTTCAATTGTCGCGAAAACAAACCTACTCGAAAGCGTCCGAGACGTCGAGCCGTGTCTCGCGTTGGGTACCGAAAGTCATGCTCGTGCTCGTCGCGTTCCTGTTGATGACGGCCGTCTATTACGTCGTCCGAAATCTTGACTTCGGCGATCAAAACGCGTCGCAAACAGAACCGACGAATTCAAGCGTATCCATCGATCAAAACAAGGACGTGCCGGAAGAAGAGCCGGTCGAAGAAGAACCGCCGGCCGAAGAACCGGTCGAAGAAGAGCCGGCTGAAGAGACAGGGCCGATTGCGGTCGCGTCGACGAACGGGGCCGATCTCACGTATGAAATCGCGACAACCGATAAGTTGACGACGGAGATCCATGTGAAAGAATCGCCGGCGACATATGTCGGCGTGCGAGACACATCGCTCGAAGGTCCGTTCCTCGCGCCGGAATATCCAAACCAATCGAAGCAGAACCCGATTGTCATCGAGGACGCGGAAACGGATACGCTTCGCATCCGCATCGGCTTGATTGGTGGGGTCGAGAAAATTGTTGTCAATGGCCGGGAGCTTGAATTAGCCGACTCGCCGGTCACACAAAATATATTTGTAAAGAGAGTCGACGCAGAATAAGTTGACTCTCCTTCTAGAGGAGGAGTTCTCGATGAACCTACCTAACCGTTTGACGATGTTACGGGTATTGCTCATTCCCGTGTTCGTCGTCTTACTCGCCGTAGATT
This genomic interval carries:
- the yfmF gene encoding EF-P 5-aminopentanol modification-associated protein YfmF, with the translated sequence MKGIEQFQQRLHYSVYPTQKFKTTTCLVSFAAPLSPETIADRALLPYVMEKATAAYPSIELFHTPLEQLYDASLYAGASKVGKEHVIQFQLEVVSDALVGEPVLAEAIKLLEEVLLRPNAYDGAFQPLIVEQEARLQRQRIESVYDDKMRFAQQRLQELLGGELAIPSLGTLEQLEHVTPKTLFDAYTSMIRHDRVDVYVVGDVKREQVTDAFAPLEGLGQRLVREYPQPVDREFQRLEEDQPINQSKLHLAYQVDVDPRSEDAVRMQVVNGLFGGFPHSKLFMNVREKESLAYYAASQYSSLSRMLFVYAGIDASNQAKTEAIIADQLADLQAGIFEDETLEQTKAMLYHQRRQLGDNPRQLIAWMSGSDIRPFSLEEEMAIIERTSREDVAALANRLALQAVYCLKGGTI
- the yfmH gene encoding EF-P 5-aminopentanol modification-associated protein YfmH; this encodes MKLDFPNVGETLHHTVLENGLTVYLLKKSGYEKTYATFTTKYGSIDRRFKTEEWIDVPDGIAHFLEHKMFEKEDGDVFQQFGRLGASANAFTSFTRTAYLFGATSNVSENLKTLIDFVQAPYFTEASVEKEKGIIGQEIQMYQDNPGWRLYFGLIEAMYAEHPVKIDIAGTIESISAITADDLYRCHEAFYHPSNMVLFVVGNIDPDAILAEITANQAAKTFDAPFLTAREAIEEPETVHMTERVIEMDVSVPKVMIGYKDTPRPGKDGMKQELVVELLMHALFDTTAPLYAELYAEGLIDDAFSFDYTSEETFAFAVLSMETPHVETFVDRITSALARPLELEAGTLDRKKRMMKGQFLKALNSPEFIANQFSRYALSGGNMFDIPDLLDAITLDDLYAAYDRLFQADHRTVCVVKKP
- the ymfI gene encoding elongation factor P 5-aminopentanone reductase, translating into MTTLITGASGAIGRAVALSFRDDDLILQAHTQTEVLRKFVASENLTADVVTCDLDDETGLESWLETLGPVDRIVHVAGNHAYGLLVDQSLLELDRLYRIHVRSMVRLVQHVVAQKPYDHPLDIVVVSSVWGEVGAAGEVLYSTVKAAQLGFVKAFAREAGPFHVRINAVTPGWIDTPMNDTVEETKQDVRDEIPLGRLGGAEEVAETIRFLCSPAASYITGTVLRIDGGWV
- a CDS encoding YmfK family protein, which encodes MDHKFEEWYLEYELCQNRPGILGDIASLMGMLQISIVTINGVDLQRRGMLLKAPAADHVHRLEHILRKMEAIVVIKLRRPKLRDRIAIRHGRYIEHDNDDKKTFRFVREDLGVLVDFVAELMKEERHLLIGVRGNPRVGKTESIVAASVCANKRWLFLSSTLMKQTVRTSLFEEEREGDHVYIIDGAVSTRTMDERHRQLIREVMRLPSVKVIEHPDLYVRNTDCVFEDFDYIIELRNSQDEEIIIPQETHREAEWFE
- a CDS encoding helix-turn-helix domain-containing protein — translated: MKQRREASGLTLDQIQQTTKIQKRYIIAIEEGDYKNLPGSFYARAFIKTYAESLGLDVDELYETYAKDLPKIEPQPTVQLSRKQTYSKASETSSRVSRWVPKVMLVLVAFLLMTAVYYVVRNLDFGDQNASQTEPTNSSVSIDQNKDVPEEEPVEEEPPAEEPVEEEPAEETGPIAVASTNGADLTYEIATTDKLTTEIHVKESPATYVGVRDTSLEGPFLAPEYPNQSKQNPIVIEDAETDTLRIRIGLIGGVEKIVVNGRELELADSPVTQNIFVKRVDAE